The genomic segment ACACTATTGAATTGTCCGCCTTGGTATTGCACTTGCAAAGGATCTACTTGAAATGCTGTTTTCTTTAGAACAGTTTGTTTTTCAATTTCCTTATCCGCGATTTTTAAGTCGATGTTATTTGCTTTTGCTTTTTCAATAGCTTTTTCTAATGTTATTGTTTGACTGTTTTGAGCAAACGAAAAGCTACTAATTAACAAAACGAGTATTGTTACAATTGGATTTGACATTTTTTTTCTTCTTTTAATTCCCTTTTCAAATAATAAATAAAGTATTGGTAAAACGATTAAGGTTAGTAATGTTGCCGAAACTAATCCGCCAATAACTACCGTTGCTAATGGTTTTTGTACTTCGGCTCCACCACTAGTTGATAATGCCATTGGCAAAAATCCTAATGAAGCAACCGCAGCAGTCATTAATACTGGTCTAAGTCTGGTTTTTGTACCTATTAAAACCCGTTGTAATGGGTCGGTTATCCCTTCGGATTTGAGTTGGTTGAAATAGGAGATTAGCACAATTCCGTTCAACACAGCTATTCCAAACAAAGCAATAAATCCAATGCCTGCTGATATACTAAATGGCATTCCTCGTAACCAAAGTGCAAAAACGCCACCGATTGCTGATAATGGAATGGCTGTGAAAATTAATGCGGCTTGTTTCATACTATTGAAAGTAAAAAATAACAACACCATAATTAATCCTAAAGCGATTGGTAAAGCTACCGAAAGGCGTTTGTTGGCTTCCACCAAATTTTCAAATTGTCCTCCATACGTAACATAATACCCAGCAGGAAGTTTAAAACTGGTTTCTAATTTTTGTTGAATTTCTTCGACAACACTTTTTACATCACGACCACGAACATTTAAACCTATTGTAATTCTACGTTTACCATTTTCACGAGAAACTTGCACTGGACCTTGTTCGTAATTGATAGAAGCTACTTGCGAAAGTGGTACTTGCTGTCCGTTTGGTAATGGAATAAACAGATTAGAAACATCCGTTATGTCGCTACGATTGTCTTTGTTCATTCTAACGACAACATCAAAACGTTTGCTTTCTTCGTAGATTTTACCTGCGCTTTCGCCTGCAAAAGAAGAACGTATAATTTGATTGATGTCGGCAATATTTAAACCATATAAAGCAATTTTATTATAATCGTATTTGACTGTGATTTGAGGAAGTCCTGTTACTTTATCGGCTTTTAAATCTCCAATACCTTCTATTTTATTGATTTTACCTATTAATTCATTGGCTTTAGTATCTAAAACTTCTAAATCATCACCAAAAATTTTGATTGCAATATCACTTCTGCTTCCCGAAACTAACTCATTAAATCGCATCTGAATGGGTTGCGAAATTTCGATGTTTGCACCTGGAATGGCTTCCATTTCTTCTTTCATTAAATTGGCTAAATCTTCCCAATTATCGGCAGATGTCCATTCGGATTTGTCTTTTAAAACAATAATTAAATCGCCACTTTCTATTGGCATTGGATCTGTTGGAATTTCGCCGCTTCCTATTTTGGATACAATGGTTTTAATTTCAGGAAATTTTCCTTTTAATATTTTTTCATATTGAGTTGTTGTTTTTACCATTTGCGTTAGAGAACTGCCTGGCATTATAGTTACATTAATGGCTAAATCGCCTTCTTCGATGGTTGGAATAAATTCGCCACCCATATTTTGGAAAACGATAACGGCAAATACAAATAGAGCTAATGAAATTCCTAAAACAGCTTTTTTGAAACGTAATGCTTTATCTAAAAATGGTGTATAGATTTTCTCAAACCACGCCATCATTTTATCACTAAAGTTGGCTTTGTGTTCGGTGTTTTTTGATAAGAACATTGCACTCATCATAGGTACATAAGTCAACGACAAAATAAATGCTCCGACAACTGCGAAGCCAACTGTCATTGCCATTGGTTTGAACATTTTACCTTCTGTTCCTACTAAAGCTAGGATTGGTAGATATACAATTAAAATAATAATTTCTCCGAATGCTGCACTGTTACGAATTTTTGAAGCCGATTTATATACTTCGCTATTCATTTCGGATTGGGTTAAGTTTTTCTGCCTTTTGATTTTTTGCAAATGGTGCATCGTGGCTTCGACAATAATAACAGCACCATCGACAATAATTCCAAAATCGATCGCTCCTAAACTCATTAGGTTTCCGCTTACTCCAAAATGGTTCATTAAGATTACTGCAAAAAGCATTGATAGTGGAATTACCGATGCTACAATTAATCCGGCACGAAGATTACCTAGAAATAATATAAGCACAAAAATTACGATTAATGCACCTTCCAATAAATTTTTAGTAACTGTACCTATGGCGCTATTAACTAATTTTCCTCTATCGATAAATGCTTCGGTAACAACTCCTTCGGGTAAGGTTTTATTGATTTGAACCATTTTTTCCTTTACTC from the Flavobacterium ammonificans genome contains:
- a CDS encoding CusA/CzcA family heavy metal efflux RND transporter, whose amino-acid sequence is MLDKIIQFSIKNKFIILLFTLVLIAFGSYSIKQLPLDALPDVTNNQVQIITTAPTLASQEVEQLITYPLEQSFKTIPKVIELRSISRFGLSVVTVVFKDDVDIYWAREQIFQRLSQAKENIPAYAGSPELAPISTGLGEIYQYDVYAKKGYEDKYDAVKLRTIQDWIIIPQLQGIEGVAEVSTWGGKLKQYEIAVNPNTLNSLGVTITEIFEALEKNNQNTGGAYIEKDQYAYFIRGVGMATGIKDLENVVVKNRNGAPVLVRDVAAVREGVALRYGASTKDGKGEIVCGMALMLKGENSKAVTERVKEKMVQINKTLPEGVVTEAFIDRGKLVNSAIGTVTKNLLEGALIVIFVLILFLGNLRAGLIVASVIPLSMLFAVILMNHFGVSGNLMSLGAIDFGIIVDGAVIIVEATMHHLQKIKRQKNLTQSEMNSEVYKSASKIRNSAAFGEIIILIVYLPILALVGTEGKMFKPMAMTVGFAVVGAFILSLTYVPMMSAMFLSKNTEHKANFSDKMMAWFEKIYTPFLDKALRFKKAVLGISLALFVFAVIVFQNMGGEFIPTIEEGDLAINVTIMPGSSLTQMVKTTTQYEKILKGKFPEIKTIVSKIGSGEIPTDPMPIESGDLIIVLKDKSEWTSADNWEDLANLMKEEMEAIPGANIEISQPIQMRFNELVSGSRSDIAIKIFGDDLEVLDTKANELIGKINKIEGIGDLKADKVTGLPQITVKYDYNKIALYGLNIADINQIIRSSFAGESAGKIYEESKRFDVVVRMNKDNRSDITDVSNLFIPLPNGQQVPLSQVASINYEQGPVQVSRENGKRRITIGLNVRGRDVKSVVEEIQQKLETSFKLPAGYYVTYGGQFENLVEANKRLSVALPIALGLIMVLLFFTFNSMKQAALIFTAIPLSAIGGVFALWLRGMPFSISAGIGFIALFGIAVLNGIVLISYFNQLKSEGITDPLQRVLIGTKTRLRPVLMTAAVASLGFLPMALSTSGGAEVQKPLATVVIGGLVSATLLTLIVLPILYLLFEKGIKRRKKMSNPIVTILVLLISSFSFAQNSQTITLEKAIEKAKANNIDLKIADKEIEKQTVLKKTAFQVDPLQVQYQGGQFNSVDYDHNVSIQQYFPIGKITKANRQLQEELAKLAEKRKALTEYEIEKAVSLAYYQYLYGISIQKLNNELFEIYAKFLKNAELRFQIGESGNIEVISAKAKSKEIETQKAQLEYDLVVYQKQLQYFIQTDENIVPDANTPLQYANPTTSKDDKIQGLVNDYYTQQISVYQKEANTFKAMRTPKLGLGYFGQTIDTKSYFQGFTAGLQIPLFGGANTAKAKASEISISQSQLELDKSKLTLKLQKEELQNEFEKQKKALVYYQNEGLQYAEQIITTAQKSYANGDMSYWSYISFLNQAIDIKKQNAEAVNTYNQSAIQLQFPSFNNN